One segment of Streptomyces sp. TG1A-8 DNA contains the following:
- the rpsB gene encoding 30S ribosomal protein S2: MAVVTMRELLESGVHFGHQTRRWNPKMKRFIFTERNGIYIIDLLQSLSYIDRAYEFVKETVAHGGTVMFVGTKKQAQEAIAEQATRVGMPYVNQRWLGGMLTNFSTVYKRLQRLKELEQIDFEDVAASGLTKKELLVLSREKAKLEKTLGGIREMQKVPSAVWIVDTKKEHIAVGEARKLNIPVVAILDTNCDPDEVDYKIPGNDDAIRSVTLLTRVIADAVAEGLIARSGVATGDKGEKAAGEPLAEWERDLLEGEKKADEGEKPADEAEKPADAATEAPATEAPAAEAPAAEGEQA, translated from the coding sequence ATGGCCGTCGTCACGATGCGGGAGCTGCTGGAGAGCGGCGTCCACTTCGGTCACCAAACCCGTCGCTGGAACCCGAAGATGAAGCGCTTCATCTTCACGGAGCGCAACGGCATCTACATCATCGACCTGCTCCAGTCGCTGTCGTACATCGACCGCGCCTACGAGTTCGTCAAGGAGACCGTCGCCCACGGCGGCACGGTCATGTTCGTCGGCACGAAGAAGCAGGCGCAGGAGGCCATCGCCGAGCAGGCCACCCGCGTCGGCATGCCCTACGTCAACCAGCGCTGGCTGGGCGGCATGCTCACCAACTTCTCGACCGTCTACAAGCGTCTGCAGCGCCTCAAGGAGCTGGAGCAGATCGACTTCGAGGACGTCGCCGCCTCCGGTCTGACCAAGAAGGAGCTGCTGGTCCTCTCCCGCGAGAAGGCGAAGCTGGAGAAGACCCTCGGTGGTATCCGCGAGATGCAGAAGGTGCCCAGCGCCGTCTGGATCGTGGACACCAAGAAGGAGCACATCGCCGTCGGTGAGGCCCGGAAGCTGAACATTCCGGTCGTCGCGATCCTCGACACCAACTGCGACCCCGACGAGGTCGACTACAAGATCCCGGGCAACGACGACGCGATCCGCTCCGTCACCCTGCTCACCCGCGTGATCGCCGACGCCGTCGCCGAGGGCCTCATCGCCCGTTCCGGCGTCGCCACCGGTGACAAGGGCGAGAAGGCCGCGGGCGAGCCGCTCGCCGAGTGGGAGCGCGACCTGCTCGAGGGCGAGAAGAAGGCCGACGAGGGCGAGAAGCCGGCCGACGAGGCCGAGAAGCCCGCCGACGCCGCCACCGAGGCCCCCGCCACCGAGGCCCCCGCCGCCGAGGCCCCGGCCGCCGAGGGCGAGCAGGCCTGA
- a CDS encoding murein hydrolase activator EnvC, translated as MRRVKRRVKRRTTPVPALRAAPLLAAAVALLTPPARAQPPPPAPPPPPRAPVPAVARAWPVGVRPTVVRGWEPPATAYGPGHRGVDLDAAPGTPVRAVAAGRVAYAGRVAGRGVVSVELAGTDLRTTYEPVLPSVEKGERVAAGEVVGTVERTGPHCRATCVHWGLLRGGAYLDPLSLLPSRLLRRGPSRLLPVLGVPVPARPPRGGVSP; from the coding sequence ATGCGACGAGTGAAGCGACGAGTGAAGCGGCGGACGACGCCGGTACCGGCGCTCCGGGCGGCCCCGCTCCTGGCCGCGGCGGTGGCCCTGCTCACCCCGCCGGCCCGGGCACAGCCGCCTCCCCCGGCGCCCCCGCCGCCCCCGCGGGCACCGGTTCCGGCCGTTGCCCGCGCCTGGCCGGTGGGCGTCCGCCCGACGGTGGTACGGGGCTGGGAACCCCCGGCGACGGCGTACGGTCCCGGCCACCGCGGCGTGGACCTGGACGCCGCGCCGGGTACGCCCGTACGGGCGGTGGCGGCGGGCCGGGTGGCCTACGCGGGCCGGGTGGCCGGGCGGGGCGTGGTCTCGGTGGAACTGGCGGGAACGGACCTGCGGACCACGTACGAACCGGTGCTCCCGTCGGTGGAGAAGGGGGAGCGGGTGGCGGCGGGCGAGGTGGTGGGGACGGTGGAGCGGACCGGCCCGCACTGCCGGGCGACGTGCGTCCACTGGGGGCTGCTGCGCGGCGGGGCCTACCTGGACCCCCTGTCCCTGCTCCCGTCCCGGCTGCTGCGCCGGGGCCCGTCGAGGCTGCTCCCGGTGCTCGGGGTCCCGGTCCCCGCCCGGCCGCCGCGGGGCGGGGTCAGCCCCTGA
- a CDS encoding TetR/AcrR family transcriptional regulator, with the protein MAEHRSMQRAALLDAARALLSEGGTEALTFPALAERTGLARSSVYEYFRSRAAVVEELCEADFPVWAAEVESAMERAGSPEGKVEAYVRQQLALVGDRRHRAVVAISASELDAGARERIRAAHGGLVAMVVEALGELGHGQPRLAAILLQGIVDAAVRRIELGAAEDPSVVTDCAVAMVLRGVRG; encoded by the coding sequence GTGGCCGAGCACCGGTCGATGCAGCGAGCCGCCCTGCTGGACGCGGCTCGTGCCCTGCTGTCCGAGGGCGGGACGGAGGCGCTGACCTTCCCCGCGCTGGCCGAGCGCACGGGGCTGGCCCGGTCGTCCGTGTACGAGTACTTCCGCTCGCGGGCCGCCGTGGTCGAGGAGCTGTGCGAGGCCGACTTCCCCGTGTGGGCGGCGGAGGTCGAGTCGGCGATGGAGCGGGCCGGGTCCCCCGAGGGCAAGGTCGAGGCATACGTGCGGCAGCAGCTGGCACTGGTGGGCGACCGGCGCCACCGGGCCGTGGTCGCGATCTCCGCGAGCGAGCTGGACGCCGGGGCGCGCGAGAGGATCCGGGCGGCCCACGGGGGGCTCGTGGCGATGGTCGTCGAGGCGCTGGGGGAGCTGGGGCACGGGCAGCCCCGGCTGGCGGCGATACTGCTCCAGGGGATCGTGGACGCGGCGGTGCGCCGCATCGAACTGGGGGCCGCCGAGGACCCCTCCGTGGTGACGGACTGCGCCGTGGCCATGGTCCTGCGGGGCGTCAGGGGCTGA
- the whiG gene encoding RNA polymerase sigma factor WhiG → MPQHTSGSDRAAIPPAARDGGSVRPPAPSTLDELWRSYKATGDDRLREQLILHYSPLVKYVAGRVSVGLPPNVEQADFVSSGVFGLIDAIEKFDIDREIKFETYAITRIRGAMIDELRALDWIPRSVRQKARNVERAYATLEARLRRTPTEGEVAAELGMRVDDLHAVFSQLSLANVVALEELLHVGGEGGDRLSLMDTLEDTAADNPVEVAEDRELRRFLARAINTLPEREKTVVTLYYYEGLTLAEIGNVLGVTESRVSQIHTKSVLQLRAKLASFGR, encoded by the coding sequence ATGCCCCAGCACACCTCCGGGTCCGACCGGGCGGCGATCCCCCCAGCCGCCCGCGACGGTGGCAGCGTGCGGCCGCCCGCTCCCTCGACGCTCGACGAGCTGTGGCGGTCGTACAAGGCGACGGGGGACGACCGGCTGCGGGAGCAGCTGATCCTGCACTACTCGCCGCTCGTCAAGTACGTGGCCGGCCGGGTGAGCGTCGGACTGCCGCCCAACGTGGAACAGGCCGACTTCGTGTCCTCCGGGGTGTTCGGGCTGATCGACGCGATCGAGAAGTTCGACATCGACCGGGAGATCAAGTTCGAGACGTACGCGATCACCCGGATCCGGGGCGCGATGATCGACGAGCTGCGGGCGCTGGACTGGATCCCGAGGTCGGTGCGGCAGAAGGCGCGCAACGTCGAGCGGGCCTACGCCACGCTGGAGGCGCGGCTGCGGCGCACCCCGACGGAAGGTGAGGTCGCCGCCGAGCTGGGCATGCGGGTCGACGACCTGCATGCCGTGTTCAGCCAGTTGTCGCTGGCCAACGTGGTCGCCCTGGAGGAGCTGCTGCACGTCGGCGGCGAGGGCGGTGACCGGCTGAGCCTCATGGACACGCTGGAGGACACCGCCGCCGACAACCCCGTGGAGGTGGCCGAGGACCGGGAGCTGCGCAGGTTCCTGGCGCGGGCGATCAACACGCTGCCCGAACGGGAGAAGACCGTCGTCACGCTCTACTACTACGAGGGCCTCACCCTCGCCGAGATCGGCAACGTGCTCGGAGTGACCGAGAGCCGGGTCAGCCAGATCCATACCAAGTCGGTGCTGCAGTTGCGCGCCAAACTGGCGAGCTTCGGCCGCTGA
- the dprA gene encoding DNA-processing protein DprA produces MSAGSGTREDLLGRVFLARVIEPGDEVGGRWVRELGVEEVVRRLRTGAPALPGVSAERWAGLVARAGRAEPERDLDAAREAGTRFVCPGDAEWPGQLDDLGDGRPTGLWVRGRPGLRMWALRSVAVVGARACTEYGAHVAASLASGLAERGWVVVSGGAYGIDGAAHRGALAAGGATVAVLACGVDRPYPRGHTALINRIAEQGLVVGELPPGDHPTPSRFILRNRVIAALTRGTVVVEAACRSGSLATARAARRLGRFTMGVPGPVTSALSAGVHELLRAEALLVTDAAEVVELVGDIGELAPPRRGPVLPLDLLHPAARQVLAALPGGRAADVDEIARDARTTRDDAIARLYELRALGYVERHGDGWKLTRQALTSVRTGRGTS; encoded by the coding sequence GTGAGCGCCGGCAGCGGCACGCGCGAGGACCTGCTCGGGCGGGTGTTCCTCGCCCGGGTGATCGAACCCGGGGACGAGGTCGGTGGGCGCTGGGTGCGGGAGCTCGGGGTGGAGGAGGTGGTGCGCAGGCTGCGGACGGGTGCGCCGGCGCTGCCGGGGGTGAGTGCCGAGCGGTGGGCCGGGCTCGTCGCGCGGGCCGGGCGGGCCGAGCCGGAGCGGGACCTCGACGCCGCGCGGGAGGCCGGGACGCGGTTCGTGTGCCCGGGGGACGCCGAGTGGCCCGGGCAACTCGACGACCTGGGGGACGGCCGGCCCACGGGGCTGTGGGTGCGGGGGAGGCCCGGCCTGCGGATGTGGGCGCTCCGCTCCGTCGCCGTGGTGGGCGCGCGCGCCTGCACCGAGTACGGCGCGCACGTGGCCGCCTCCCTTGCCTCGGGGCTCGCCGAGCGGGGCTGGGTGGTCGTGTCCGGCGGCGCGTACGGCATCGACGGCGCCGCCCACCGGGGCGCGCTGGCCGCGGGCGGAGCCACCGTCGCCGTCCTGGCCTGCGGGGTCGACCGGCCCTACCCGCGCGGCCACACCGCACTGATCAACAGGATCGCGGAACAGGGACTCGTCGTCGGCGAGCTGCCGCCCGGCGATCACCCGACACCGAGCAGGTTCATCCTGCGCAACCGGGTGATCGCCGCCCTGACCAGGGGCACCGTCGTCGTGGAGGCCGCGTGCCGCAGCGGTTCGCTGGCCACCGCGCGGGCCGCCCGGCGGCTGGGCCGGTTCACCATGGGCGTGCCGGGACCGGTCACCAGCGCGCTCTCCGCCGGCGTGCACGAACTGCTGCGCGCGGAGGCCCTCCTGGTCACCGACGCCGCCGAGGTCGTGGAACTCGTGGGCGACATCGGTGAGCTCGCCCCGCCCCGGCGCGGCCCCGTCCTCCCGCTGGACCTGCTGCACCCCGCCGCCCGGCAGGTCCTGGCCGCCCTGCCCGGAGGCCGTGCCGCCGACGTGGACGAGATCGCGCGCGACGCCCGGACCACGCGGGACGACGCGATCGCGAGGCTGTACGAGCTCCGGGCGCTCGGGTATGTCGAACGACACGGCGACGGCTGGAAGTTGACACGCCAGGCGCTGACCTCGGTCCGCACCGGCCGCGGTACGTCCTGA
- a CDS encoding YifB family Mg chelatase-like AAA ATPase yields MGFARTCSVAPVGVEGVVVEVQADLEPGVAAFTLVGLPDKSLTESRDRVRAAVVNSGGEWPQKKLTVGLSPASVPKAGSGFDLAVACAVLGAAERIDPRVLADIVMIGELGLDGRVRPVRGILPAVLAAADAGYDQVVVPECAAAEASLVPGVSVLGVRSLRQLIAVLADEPVPEEEPQERGRPDPLLAGLRMPGSGAATGMRGVGAAQQDLDHDLADVVGQTPARTAVEVAAAGGHHLFLEGPPGAGKTMLAERLPAVLPRLTRQESLEVTAVHSVAGLLPPGRPLIDVAPYCAPHHSATLQSLVGGGPGVARPGAVSLAHRGVLFLDEAPEFHSRTLDALRQPLESGHVVIARSAGVVRFPARFLMVLAANPCPCGRFSQRDALCDCPPSAIRRYQSRLSGPLLDRVDLRVGIDPVTRAQLTEPGTRGESTATVADRVRAARERAAARLAGSVWRTNGEVPGRELRSRFHAAPGAMDEAERSLERGVLTARGIDRVLRVAWTVADLVGHDRPDATDVALALQLRTGVPRGVPMALGASA; encoded by the coding sequence ATGGGATTCGCCCGCACCTGCTCCGTCGCCCCGGTCGGCGTCGAGGGCGTGGTCGTCGAGGTCCAGGCCGACCTCGAACCCGGAGTGGCGGCCTTCACCCTGGTCGGCCTCCCCGACAAGAGCCTGACGGAGAGCCGGGACCGGGTCCGGGCGGCGGTGGTGAACTCCGGCGGCGAGTGGCCGCAGAAGAAGCTCACCGTCGGACTCAGCCCCGCGTCGGTCCCCAAGGCCGGTTCCGGCTTCGACCTGGCCGTCGCCTGCGCGGTGCTCGGCGCCGCCGAGCGGATCGACCCCCGGGTCCTCGCCGACATCGTCATGATCGGGGAACTGGGCCTCGACGGCCGGGTGCGGCCGGTGCGGGGCATCCTGCCCGCCGTGCTCGCCGCCGCGGACGCGGGCTACGACCAGGTGGTCGTACCGGAGTGCGCCGCCGCCGAGGCCTCGCTGGTACCCGGCGTGTCGGTGCTCGGTGTCCGCAGCCTGCGGCAACTGATCGCCGTGCTCGCCGACGAGCCCGTGCCCGAGGAGGAACCGCAGGAGCGGGGACGCCCCGATCCCCTGCTGGCCGGCCTGCGCATGCCCGGCAGCGGCGCGGCCACCGGCATGCGCGGCGTCGGCGCGGCCCAGCAGGACCTGGACCACGACCTGGCCGACGTCGTGGGCCAGACCCCGGCGCGCACCGCCGTGGAGGTGGCCGCCGCCGGCGGACACCACCTGTTCCTGGAAGGACCGCCGGGCGCGGGCAAGACCATGCTCGCCGAGCGGCTGCCCGCCGTGCTTCCCCGGCTCACCCGGCAGGAGTCCCTGGAGGTCACCGCGGTCCATTCGGTGGCGGGACTGCTCCCGCCGGGCAGGCCGCTCATCGACGTCGCGCCCTACTGCGCCCCGCACCACTCGGCGACGCTGCAGTCGCTCGTCGGCGGCGGACCGGGCGTCGCCAGGCCGGGCGCCGTGTCCCTGGCCCACCGGGGCGTGCTGTTCCTGGACGAGGCCCCCGAGTTCCACAGCCGGACCCTGGACGCCCTGCGGCAGCCCCTGGAGTCCGGGCACGTGGTGATCGCCCGCAGTGCGGGGGTGGTCCGGTTCCCGGCGAGGTTCCTGATGGTCCTGGCGGCCAATCCGTGCCCCTGCGGACGCTTCTCGCAGCGGGACGCCCTGTGCGACTGCCCTCCGTCGGCGATCCGCCGCTACCAGTCCCGGCTGTCCGGACCGCTGCTGGACCGGGTCGACCTGCGCGTCGGGATCGACCCGGTCACCCGCGCCCAGCTCACGGAACCGGGCACCCGCGGCGAGTCCACCGCGACCGTCGCCGACCGGGTGCGCGCGGCCCGGGAGCGGGCCGCCGCCCGCCTCGCCGGATCCGTCTGGCGCACCAACGGCGAAGTGCCCGGCCGGGAACTGCGCAGCCGCTTCCACGCCGCCCCCGGCGCGATGGACGAGGCCGAACGCAGCCTGGAGCGGGGCGTGCTCACGGCCCGCGGGATCGACCGGGTGCTCCGCGTCGCCTGGACGGTCGCGGACCTCGTGGGCCACGACCGCCCGGACGCCACGGACGTCGCCCTGGCCCTGCAGTTGCGCACCGGCGTCCCGCGGGGCGTGCCCATGGCCCTCGGGGCATCCGCGTGA
- a CDS encoding YraN family protein produces MTVGAGGGADMSKARSELGRYGEDLAARRLARAGLTILQRNWRCGRSGEIDIVARDGSTLVVCEVKTRRDGGFQHPMAAVTPEKARRLLDLAERWVQAHGGAPPGGVRIDLVGVLVPRRGAPRVEHARGVA; encoded by the coding sequence GTGACCGTGGGCGCCGGAGGTGGTGCCGACATGAGCAAGGCACGCAGTGAACTGGGCAGGTACGGCGAGGACCTGGCCGCGCGGCGGCTGGCGCGGGCCGGTCTGACGATCCTGCAGCGCAACTGGCGCTGCGGGCGGTCCGGTGAGATCGACATCGTGGCCCGGGACGGGAGCACCCTGGTCGTCTGCGAGGTGAAGACCCGCAGGGACGGCGGTTTCCAGCACCCGATGGCCGCCGTCACGCCCGAGAAGGCCCGGCGGCTGCTGGACCTGGCCGAGCGCTGGGTCCAGGCGCACGGCGGGGCCCCGCCGGGGGGCGTCCGCATCGATCTCGTGGGCGTCCTCGTGCCCCGTCGGGGCGCCCCTCGCGTCGAGCACGCGCGGGGGGTGGCCTGA
- a CDS encoding DUF2469 domain-containing protein encodes MSAEDLEKYETEMELKLYREYRDVVGLFKYVIETERRFYLTNDYEMQVHSVQGEVFFEVSMADAWVWDMYRPARFVKQVRVLTFKDVNIEELNKNDLELPGG; translated from the coding sequence ATGAGCGCCGAGGACCTCGAGAAGTACGAGACCGAGATGGAGCTGAAGCTCTACCGGGAGTACCGAGATGTCGTCGGTCTGTTCAAATACGTGATCGAGACCGAGCGGCGCTTCTACCTCACCAACGACTACGAGATGCAGGTGCACTCGGTCCAGGGTGAGGTGTTCTTCGAGGTGTCCATGGCGGACGCCTGGGTCTGGGACATGTACCGACCGGCCCGCTTTGTCAAGCAGGTCCGCGTGCTGACGTTCAAAGACGTGAACATCGAGGAGCTGAACAAGAACGACCTGGAGCTGCCGGGCGGCTGA
- a CDS encoding NUDIX hydrolase, whose amino-acid sequence MSAEPAEPAGPAGDAHGGGLRKVARVVLLDPEDRILLLHGHEPDDPADDWWFTPGGGLEGTETHEEAALRELAEETGITDVELGPVLWRRRCSFPFAGRRWDQDEWYYLARTSRTATGTLGLTELERRTVAGARWWTCRELARARETVYPTRLAGLLRTLLDEGPPARPVTLDTEIV is encoded by the coding sequence GTGTCCGCTGAACCCGCTGAACCCGCGGGGCCGGCCGGGGACGCGCACGGAGGCGGCCTGCGCAAGGTGGCCCGGGTGGTCCTGCTCGACCCAGAGGACCGCATCCTCCTCCTGCACGGCCACGAGCCGGACGACCCGGCCGACGACTGGTGGTTCACCCCCGGCGGCGGCCTGGAGGGGACCGAGACGCACGAGGAGGCCGCACTGCGGGAACTCGCCGAGGAGACCGGAATCACCGACGTCGAACTCGGTCCCGTGCTGTGGCGCCGGCGGTGCTCCTTCCCGTTCGCGGGCCGCCGCTGGGACCAGGACGAGTGGTACTACCTGGCGCGGACGAGCCGGACGGCCACCGGGACCCTGGGCCTGACGGAGCTGGAGCGGCGCACTGTCGCCGGAGCGCGCTGGTGGACGTGTCGGGAACTGGCCCGGGCACGTGAGACGGTGTATCCGACCAGACTCGCCGGGCTGCTGCGCACGCTGCTCGACGAAGGTCCCCCCGCCAGGCCCGTGACCCTGGACACGGAAATCGTCTGA
- the lepB gene encoding signal peptidase I, whose translation MSGESGIGQRLSGLAVALGLVLFLGGFVWGAVVYRPYTVPTSSMTPTIGAGDRVLAQRVDGGDIRRGDVVVFRDENWVANADVVKRVVAVGGDTVSCCTDGKLTVNGKRIDEPYLPEGSPAETRRIPAVTVPEGRLFLLGDERQGSLDSTAHLTDAAGGTVARSAVSARVDAVVWPVKGMLGRPTGFETLGPLSRPGPLGTIELMIVAGAVLVLGGGAYGPVAKRLGRSRPRPEPVGVR comes from the coding sequence ATGAGTGGTGAGAGCGGGATCGGCCAGCGCCTGTCCGGGCTGGCCGTGGCACTGGGCCTCGTGCTGTTCCTCGGCGGATTCGTGTGGGGAGCGGTGGTGTACCGCCCGTACACCGTGCCGACCAGCTCGATGACCCCGACGATCGGCGCCGGTGACCGGGTGCTCGCCCAGCGCGTCGACGGCGGCGACATCCGGCGCGGTGACGTGGTCGTCTTCCGCGACGAGAACTGGGTCGCCAACGCCGACGTGGTCAAGCGGGTCGTCGCCGTCGGCGGGGACACCGTCTCCTGCTGCACGGACGGCAAGCTGACCGTCAACGGCAAGCGGATCGACGAGCCGTACCTCCCCGAGGGCTCCCCGGCCGAGACCAGGAGGATCCCGGCGGTGACCGTCCCCGAGGGCCGGCTGTTCCTCCTCGGCGACGAGCGCCAGGGCTCCCTGGACTCCACCGCCCACCTGACCGACGCGGCCGGCGGCACGGTCGCCCGCTCGGCGGTGTCCGCCCGCGTCGACGCCGTCGTCTGGCCCGTGAAGGGCATGCTCGGGCGCCCCACCGGCTTCGAGACCCTGGGCCCCCTCTCCCGGCCGGGCCCGCTGGGCACCATCGAGCTGATGATCGTCGCCGGTGCCGTGCTGGTCCTCGGCGGCGGCGCGTACGGCCCGGTCGCCAAGCGCCTGGGCCGCTCCCGCCCCCGGCCGGAGCCCGTCGGTGTCCGCTGA
- the lepB gene encoding signal peptidase I gives MEAGASPSDGAVTSGGSGSPAAGDGAPEDGQVPRTGGGGTDEGARPPRQPRSFWKELPILIGVALVLALLIKTFLVQAFSIPSDSMQNTLQQGDRVLVDKLTPWFGSEPGRGEVVVFHDPDNWLAGEPTPDPNPVQKVLSWIGLMPSAEEKDLIKRVIGVGGDTVQCQGTGPLTVNGKALDEPYVYPGNTPCSQDDQGGQFKVKVPRGYIWVMGDHRQNSRDSRYNQSDEHHGMVPVDKVVGRAIVKAWPINRWDTLPVPDTFDQTGLGQRSPAAQSLTVAPEGTAVAAVLPVLPVAAWRRRRATRTGAR, from the coding sequence GTGGAAGCGGGCGCATCCCCCTCGGACGGCGCCGTGACGTCCGGGGGCTCCGGCTCCCCGGCGGCCGGTGACGGTGCGCCGGAGGACGGGCAGGTGCCCCGGACCGGCGGCGGGGGCACGGACGAGGGCGCACGCCCGCCGAGGCAGCCGCGCTCCTTCTGGAAGGAGCTGCCGATCCTGATCGGCGTCGCGCTGGTCCTGGCACTGCTGATCAAGACGTTCCTGGTGCAGGCGTTCTCGATCCCGTCCGACTCCATGCAGAACACCCTCCAGCAGGGTGACCGCGTCCTGGTCGACAAGCTGACCCCGTGGTTCGGCTCCGAGCCCGGGCGCGGCGAGGTCGTCGTCTTCCACGACCCGGACAACTGGCTGGCCGGCGAGCCGACACCCGATCCGAACCCGGTGCAGAAGGTCCTCAGCTGGATCGGCCTGATGCCGTCCGCCGAGGAGAAGGACCTGATCAAGCGGGTCATCGGCGTCGGCGGCGACACCGTCCAGTGCCAGGGCACCGGCCCGCTGACCGTCAACGGCAAGGCGCTGGACGAGCCGTACGTCTACCCCGGCAACACGCCGTGCAGCCAGGACGACCAGGGCGGCCAGTTCAAGGTGAAGGTCCCCCGGGGCTACATCTGGGTGATGGGCGACCACCGCCAGAACTCCCGTGACTCGCGCTACAACCAGTCCGACGAGCACCACGGCATGGTCCCCGTCGACAAGGTCGTCGGCCGCGCCATCGTCAAGGCCTGGCCGATCAACCGCTGGGACACCCTGCCGGTCCCGGACACCTTCGACCAGACCGGCCTCGGACAGCGGTCCCCGGCCGCGCAGTCCCTCACGGTGGCCCCGGAGGGCACGGCGGTGGCGGCCGTGCTGCCGGTGCTGCCGGTGGCGGCGTGGCGGCGCAGGCGGGCGACGCGGACCGGGGCGCGCTGA
- the lepB gene encoding signal peptidase I — translation MGNRGKPRGGSGGGADDPLPTGTRRTSAPAGGRTRAERRKLQRKVKRKRRRSAVREIPLLVGVAVLIALVLKTFLVQAFVIPSGSMEQTIRIGDRVLVDKLTPWFGSEPHRGDVVVFHDPGGWLAGEQTTEKHDPVVVKQVKEGLTFIGLLPSDNEKDLIKRVIGVGGDHVKCCDAQGRVTVNGVPLTEGDYLYPGNAPSSTPFDVTVPRGRLWVMGDHRDDSADSRVHQNTPYGGTVSEHSVVGRAMFIGWPVAHWTRLREPKTFASVVQSVSGPASASRLSHRVAPDDRNRMTQLPTPAELPLVMGVVGLRRTGRGRRHGVRSWRGGCGGWRTVGTRRRGAPRAPRGSGRIPLGRRRDVRGLRLPGGR, via the coding sequence ATGGGTAACCGCGGCAAACCGCGCGGAGGGTCCGGCGGCGGCGCGGACGACCCGCTGCCCACCGGTACCCGCCGCACCTCCGCGCCCGCCGGGGGCCGCACGCGCGCGGAGCGCCGCAAGCTCCAGCGCAAGGTCAAGCGCAAGCGCAGACGTTCGGCCGTCCGGGAGATCCCCCTCCTGGTCGGTGTCGCCGTCCTCATCGCGCTGGTCCTGAAGACCTTCCTCGTCCAGGCGTTCGTGATCCCGTCGGGCTCCATGGAGCAGACGATCCGGATCGGCGACCGGGTCCTGGTCGACAAGCTCACCCCGTGGTTCGGCTCCGAGCCGCACCGCGGGGACGTGGTCGTCTTCCACGACCCGGGCGGCTGGCTGGCCGGCGAGCAGACCACCGAGAAGCACGACCCCGTCGTCGTCAAGCAGGTCAAGGAAGGCCTCACCTTCATCGGCCTGCTGCCCTCCGACAACGAGAAGGACCTGATCAAGCGGGTCATCGGCGTCGGCGGGGACCACGTCAAGTGCTGCGACGCACAGGGCCGGGTCACCGTCAACGGCGTACCCCTGACCGAGGGCGACTACCTGTACCCGGGGAACGCCCCCTCCTCCACCCCCTTCGACGTCACCGTCCCCCGAGGGCGCCTGTGGGTGATGGGCGACCACCGGGACGACTCCGCGGACTCCCGGGTCCACCAGAACACGCCGTACGGCGGCACGGTCTCCGAGCACTCGGTGGTCGGCCGGGCGATGTTCATCGGCTGGCCGGTCGCCCACTGGACGCGCCTGCGGGAACCTAAAACCTTCGCAAGCGTTGTCCAGTCCGTGTCGGGGCCGGCCTCGGCGTCGCGGCTGTCGCATAGGGTTGCCCCCGACGATCGGAACCGAATGACCCAGCTCCCGACCCCTGCGGAACTCCCGCTCGTTATGGGAGTGGTGGGCCTGCGCCGCACAGGGCGCGGGCGGCGGCACGGAGTGAGGAGTTGGCGTGGGGGATGTGGCGGTTGGCGCACGGTCGGGACACGACGGCGAGGAGCACCGCGGGCACCCCGTGGAAGCGGGCGCATCCCCCTCGGACGGCGCCGTGACGTCCGGGGGCTCCGGCTCCCCGGCGGCCGGTGA
- the lepB gene encoding signal peptidase I, with translation MDTEAQPTQRDRSSRPDTPGPEGRSRSSLVSRAADWLPGGRITLTLFVCLAFLLLLSTFVAQPFQIPSGSMERGLRIGDRVLVNKLAYRFGARPRRGDVVVFDGTGYFGDADYIKRVVGVGGDHVVCCDEEGRLRVNGRSVDETAFLYPGDAPSSVPFDVVVPAGRLFVLGDHRGDSSDSRDHLGSPGGGMIPVGDVIGRADWIVWPRTHWTHVRRPAAYARVPAPGGAHG, from the coding sequence ATGGACACCGAAGCGCAGCCGACGCAACGCGACCGCTCCTCCCGCCCGGACACCCCGGGACCGGAGGGACGGTCGCGTTCGTCGTTGGTGTCACGGGCCGCCGACTGGCTGCCGGGCGGCAGGATCACCCTCACCCTCTTCGTCTGCCTGGCGTTCCTGCTGCTCCTCAGCACCTTCGTGGCGCAGCCGTTCCAGATCCCGAGCGGATCCATGGAACGGGGATTGAGGATCGGGGACCGCGTTCTCGTCAACAAGTTGGCGTACCGTTTCGGTGCCCGGCCGCGCCGCGGCGACGTGGTCGTCTTCGACGGAACCGGGTATTTCGGGGACGCCGACTACATCAAGCGCGTTGTAGGGGTGGGAGGGGACCACGTGGTCTGCTGCGACGAGGAGGGGAGGCTCCGGGTGAACGGCCGGTCCGTCGACGAGACGGCGTTCCTGTACCCCGGGGACGCCCCCTCCAGCGTGCCCTTCGACGTCGTCGTGCCCGCCGGCCGCCTGTTCGTCCTGGGCGACCACCGCGGCGACTCCAGCGATTCCCGCGACCACCTCGGCTCGCCCGGCGGCGGCATGATCCCGGTCGGCGACGTCATCGGCCGCGCCGACTGGATCGTGTGGCCCCGCACCCACTGGACGCACGTACGGCGGCCCGCCGCCTACGCGCGCGTGCCCGCCCCGGGGGGCGCCCATGGGTAA